The genomic segment TGCAGGGCGACTTCCTGCGCCTTCACTGTGAACCACACGTCGTCCCCGGCTGCCAGCCGCAAGCCCGCCGCGGACTCCGCGGTGATGTCGGCGGCCAGTCCGGGCGCGCCGTCGGCCTGCTCCTGGCCGCGCACCCGCACCCGCGCGCCGTCGGCGTCCAGCTCCGCGACGCGGATCCGGACGCTGTTGCGCGGGCTGCCGTGCGGCAGCTCCCGGTACACCGCGACCGCGCCCGGCGAGAACACCGCGACGAGCGCGCCCGCCTCCTGCGGTTCCACGTCGTGGCGGCCGTGCCACAGGGCCCCGTCGGCGGCCCGCAGCGCCTCCGGACCGGCCGCCTCGCCCCGAACGACATTCACCCCGGCGATGCGGGCGCCGAACATGCTGCGCGGCGCGGCCAGGACATCGCCGACCGCGCCGATCTCGGCGACGCGTCCGTCGTCGAGCACCATCACCCGGTCGGCCAGCGTCAGCACGTCGAGCAGATCGTGGGTGATCAGAACCGTTGCCCGGCCCGACTGCGACGACACCCGGCGCAGCAGCGCCCGCACCGAGGCGGCCACCGCGACGTCGAGTCCGGACAGTGGCTCGTCGAGCAGCAGCACCTCCGGCTCGGCCGCCAGCGCCCGCGCGATCGCAGCCCGCTGCGCCTGCCCGCCGGACAGCTGGTCCGGTTTGCGATCGGCCAGCTCGGCCAGTCCCACCTCGGCCAGCCAGCTCGCGGCACTGCGGCGGGCCGCGGCACGCCCCGCCCCGCGACTGCGCGGCGCGAACTCGACGTTGGCCTGCACGCTCAGATGCGGGAACAGCAGTGGGTCCTGCAGTAGCAGGCCGACGCGACGGTCGTGGGTGGCCACCGAGATACCGTCCTCGGTGTCGGTGAGCGTTCGGCCGCCGAGGCGGACCAGGCCCGAATCCGGGTGCAGCAGACCGGCAATCACGTGCAGCGTGGTGGACTTGCCTGCACCGTTGGGCCCGAGGATGGCCAGTACTTCCCC from the Mycolicibacterium crocinum genome contains:
- a CDS encoding sulfate/molybdate ABC transporter ATP-binding protein, producing the protein MAELQFAAAVAERSYEVAFEVAAGEVLAILGPNGAGKSTTLHVIAGLLHPDSGLVRLGGRTLTDTEDGISVATHDRRVGLLLQDPLLFPHLSVQANVEFAPRSRGAGRAAARRSAASWLAEVGLAELADRKPDQLSGGQAQRAAIARALAAEPEVLLLDEPLSGLDVAVAASVRALLRRVSSQSGRATVLITHDLLDVLTLADRVMVLDDGRVAEIGAVGDVLAAPRSMFGARIAGVNVVRGEAAGPEALRAADGALWHGRHDVEPQEAGALVAVFSPGAVAVYRELPHGSPRNSVRIRVAELDADGARVRVRGQEQADGAPGLAADITAESAAGLRLAAGDDVWFTVKAQEVALHPAAR